One genomic segment of Centropristis striata isolate RG_2023a ecotype Rhode Island chromosome 11, C.striata_1.0, whole genome shotgun sequence includes these proteins:
- the LOC131980383 gene encoding LIM/homeobox protein Lhx8-like: protein MMSGTEQRPPETLFSPLQPGHPAGDTGSSGPDDLFEEDCYSPSSLSSSSSASVPTVVSLPGKTLCSSCGLEILDRYLLKVNNLCWHVRCLSCSVCNTSLGRHVSCFIKDKQVFCKLDYFRRYGTRCARCGRNIHSGDWVRRARGSSFHLACFSCCSCKRQLSTGEECGLLENRVFCRPHYDVMMENIKRAKENEESKLEEDVSEKDECSSMPRPAKRARTSFTVDQLQVMQTQFAKDNNPDAQTLQKLAERTGLSRRVIQVWFQNCRARQKKYISPNSASSTLMTSLAPGQLTPPLMEDLQYTTYLSPDAPLLTTLTYMDVQSPDPLMLQPLVSHSLTQLPVSHA, encoded by the exons GGTTCTTCTGGTCCTGATGATCTCTTCGAGGAGGACTGTTACTCTCCGTCCTCTCTGTCCTCGTCCTCCTCGGCGTCTGTCCCCACCGTGGTGTCTCTGCCGGGGAAGACTCTGTGTTCGTCCTGCGGCCTGGAGATCCTGGACAGATACCTGCTGAAG gTGAACAACTTGTGTTGGCATGTCCGCTGTCTGTCCTGCAGCGTCTGTAACACGTCACTGGGACGACACGTCAGCTGCTTCATCAAGGACAAACAAGTCTTCTGTAAACTCGACTACTTCAG GAGGTACGGGACCCGCTGTGCTCGTTGTGGCCGTAACATCCACTCCGGTGACTGGGTGCGGAGGGCCCGGGGCAGCTCCTTCCACCTGGCCTgtttctcctgctgctcctgtaAGAGGCAGCTCTCCACCGGGGAGGAGTGTGGCCTCCTGGAGAACCGGGTGTTCTGCAGGCCGCATTATGACGTCATGATGGAGAACATCAAGCGGGCCAAGGAGAACG AGGAATCAAAGTTAGAGGAAGATGTTTCGGAGAAAGACGAGTGCAGCTCGATGCCCAGACCTGCTAAGAGAGCCAGGACCAGCTTCACTGTGGACCAGCTGCAG GTGATGCAGACTCAGTTTGCTAAAGACAACAACCCAGACGCTCAGACCCTCCAGAAGCTGGCGGAGAGGACCGGGCTGAGCCGAAGAGTCATTCAG GTTTGGTTTCAGAACTGTCGAGCTCGTCAGAAGAAGTACATCAGCCCAAACTCCGCCTCCTCCACCTTGATGACATCACTGGCTCCTGGTCAGCTGACTCCGCCTCTGATGGAGGATCTGCAGTACACCACCTACCTTTCTCCTGATGCTCCGCTCCTCACAACGCTCACTTATATGGacg TCCAGAGTCCAGACCCTCTGATGCTTCAGCCGCTCGTATCCCATTCGCTGACACAGCTGCCAGTCAGCCACGCCTGA